In a single window of the Rhodamnia argentea isolate NSW1041297 chromosome 2, ASM2092103v1, whole genome shotgun sequence genome:
- the LOC115738775 gene encoding protein IWS1 homolog A, giving the protein MPSEDAKTAATATQSVKDEDEDGMSLGSILKDRKNKALNASLASSSKPRPKEVKVQKEEAGGSNDGSDKKKPLKSGSVSASGPGSRVVKVKKAEKVEEDDDDDKPISRKLASVKLDKEVNVKKKVKQENIKTVKVELKRKKSTGGSKQETPKKREKKVYDLPGQKRDPPEERDPLRIFYESLHKQIPRSEMAQFWMMESGLLPREEAKKAFDKKQRKSQAQKLSSPAKSAVSVQRSSQTMSIKKKDLSSSLSSKKKTADVKVLSKQPKRRKDEDRSSGNDSDDDFVISRTKKPRTAN; this is encoded by the exons atgCCGTCAGAGGACGCGAAgacggcggcgacggcgacccAGTCGGTgaaggacgaggacgaggacgggATGAGCTTGGGCTCCATCCTCAAGGACAGGAAGAACAAAGCCCTCAATGCCTCTCTCGCCTCTTCTTCCAAGCCTCGCCCCAAGGAAGTGAAGGTGCAGAAGGAGGAGGCCGGTGGCTCCAACGACGGGTCCGACAAGAAGAAGCCCCTGAAATCCGGTTCGGTCTCGGCCTCGGGTCCTGGGTCTAGGGTGGTTAAGGTGAAGAAGGCAGAGAAGgtggaggaagacgacgatgatgacAAGCCCATTTCGAGGAAGTTGGCCAGTGTCAAGCTTGATAAG GAAGTGAATGTGAAGAAGAAAGTCAAGCAAGAGAATATTAAGACAGTTAAAGTTGAATTAAAGCGGAAGAAAAGCACGGGTGGATCGAAGCAGGAAACTccgaagaagagggagaagaaggtTTACGATTTGCCTGGCCAGAAGCGCGATCCTCCTGAAGAA AGAGACCCCTTGAGGATTTTCTATGAGTCGCTGCACAAGCAAATACCCCGCAGTGAGATGGCGCAATTCTG GATGATGGAGTCTGGGTTGCTACCCAGAGAAGAGGCAAAGAAGGCTTTTGATAAGAAACAGAGAAAGAGCCAAGCTCAAAAACTCAGTTCCCCAGCAAAATCTGCTGTATCAGTTCAGAGAAGCTCTCAAACCATGTCCATCAAGAAGAAAGATCTGTCCTCTTCGTTGTCTTCCAAAAAGAAGACGGCGGATGTCAAAGTATTGTCGAAGCAGCCCAAGAGGCGCAAGGATGAAGACAGAAGCAGTGGCAACGATTCAGATGACGACTTTGTTATTTCTAGGACAAAGAAACCGAGAACGGCGAATTAG
- the LOC115738629 gene encoding BRISC and BRCA1-A complex member 2, with protein sequence MASDCFPPFIAAQLNYLVHHCPLGVKVENVWSGSKSYPGVLDRFTLLIPYCLDYIKWDVLYNAEFPLCAPDVIFGPEDEHFHPFWLRSKEGGNEMEGAKNSLSEWNHKDPTRLCALIQELRDEYTAYQRRRAGEVDDDRLTFEISTILSREGIEMHMSSGLEKPEEVKLAVPLLDMNINKMVHGCPWRHLQKIHLQVVYPVGKKYVSAASAPRLKLVSTPELKALFSVDDVKLPSWVDGMCMAEYLPHLEESLQGQIMEAVSLIDIRRHFIETLAPVFGRPIEADPVFCRKATVLVASGVFTFLVHLFIPTQFPKQQPALMLQSSQHFNSQGAPIRSSLLTDFPWSPRWEAPQMAERILEFLVDESLNFKRFCNEAQLQT encoded by the exons ATGGCCTCCGATTGCTTCCCTCCGTTCATCGCTGCTCAGCTCAATTACCTCGTCCACCACTGTCCTCTCGGCGTAAAG GTCGAGAACGTGTGGTCTGGGAGCAAGAGCTATCCTGGAGTGCTTGATCGGTTCACTTTGTTGATTCCTTACTGTCTGGACTACATAAAGT GGGATGTTCTATACAATGCAGAGTTCCCCCTTTGTGCGCCGGATGTCATATTTGGGCCTGAAGATGAACATTTTCATCCATTTTGGTTGAGGAGCAAGGAGGGAGGAAACGAAATGGAGGGAGCTAAGAACAGCTTGTCTGAGTGGAACCACAAAGACCCTACTCGGCTATGTGCTCTCATTCAAGAACTGAG GGATGAGTACACAGCCTATCAGAGGAGACGTGCTGGAGAGGTTGATGATGATAGGCTGACATTTGAGATCAGCACTATTTTGTCTAGGGAG GGGATTGAAATGCATATGAGTTCTGGACTTGAAAAG CCAGAGGAGGTAAAGCTTGCAGTTCCCCTGTTGGACATGAATATAAACAAAATGGTGCATGGATGCCCTTGGAGACATCTCCAGAAAATACATTTACAG GTTGTGTATCCAGTTGGAAAGAAGTATGTATCTGCTGCTTCTGCCCCTCGTCTTAAATTGGTGTCTACTCCTGAATTGAAGGCTTTATTTTCGGTGGATGATGTCAAGCTTCCTTCATGGGTGGATGGCAT GTGCATGGCTGAATACCTTCCACATCTCGAAGAATCTCTTCAAGGACAG ATTATGGAAGCAGTTTCACTAATTGATATTAGGAGGCACTTTATTGAGACATTAGCCCCTGTGTTTGGCAGACCAATCGAAGCTGATCCG GTCTTTTGCAGGAAAGCTACGGTTCTGGTAGCCTCTGGCGTATTTACCTTTCTG GTGCACCTTTTCATTCCAACACAATTTCCAAAACAACAACCAGCTCTGATGCTTCAGAGTTCTCAG CACTTTAACTCCCAAGGAGCACCAATCAGGTCATCACTTCTGACCGATTTCCCGTGGAGTCCGAGATGGGAAGCACCGCAGATGGCTGAGAGGATACT GGAATTCTTGGTGGATGAGTCTTTGAACTTCAAGAGATTTTGCAACGAGGCACAACTTCAAACATAG
- the LOC115738628 gene encoding LOW QUALITY PROTEIN: putative E3 ubiquitin-protein ligase LIN-1 (The sequence of the model RefSeq protein was modified relative to this genomic sequence to represent the inferred CDS: deleted 2 bases in 2 codons): MSGNYRFSMDQKDMDIVELLITNVGSFIRDRLINQEQRIRQKEQCGERLAAEGGSNHMDTEVRYSDQAVLANLDWGIDALEEAINTSNMETKLARLDYAEKMLQVCAMLNSQQKTAGVPNYYLSAWAHLNLSYLWMLRNEDGESVYHVIEMFIVDPFFSRIDFAPDLWEDLFLPHMSSIVGWYTEARHRLVMEAIPDASDMSFMADVDQFLNESVVFSMRPDQMEKMQKLEQLYRESLDENTRLYAKYYRDCMSCDSSSGNKAMPMFPIAEPPMTPLHELSSSIPDYMKFGPILPKSAGFSLILKSNDGARPASRLRNVASSISEDMEEYAALKHHEELTDKNDNNSESENDDPSMVSEYKNRRLISLKSMRIAEEKSNEPEGLHYPAKGRPSPKMFSPVDSPKTTSKVSSPKADTYDRKEPAVVLRLLSGRNQDSTMPNSLPQSPRLNGDFSMNSANSDGEAILSQRSHRKSSSRSESINNDYVRGQPFDNSFHAESDDDNNSYVSLPLSDNQTCRTKPPKDFVCAITGQLFSDPVTLETGQTYERRAIQEWIERGNTTCPITRQALSASALPKTNYVLKRLITSWKEQHPDIAQDFSHAETPRNSMSSYSMTENLEPSNVSRTFDFPTNANSERFMNPRSKRFTQGVVATSPTSVISQAATETIINGLKPHVSCLCTSENLQECEAAVLTIAKTWKETKGNPAIPSYLSKPMTMNGLVEILSASLNREVLRYSIYILSELIYVNESIGETLTSVDSDFDCLAELLKNGLAEAAVLIYQLRPAYVQLSDNDLVPSLVQLILNKSEDLNDLQLLIEPKDAAIAMLEQILMGGDENSRSANAQSVILANGVPGLIKYMDKVEGRQSVISILLCCIHADRTCRNLIANRIELSSVLDLFHAGNDTVKGICIDFLLELVQTDRRTICNQILQLIKEEGAFSTMHTLLVHLQMAPMEQQPAIATLLLMLDLLGEPRNMSIYREEAIEALIEALQKKDFPNSQIMALNALLCLSGRLTASGKSCTEAWLLKVAGFDQPFNALMKVESPTMHENELAETMEEEEKAENSWERRVAFVLCNHEKGCIFKSLKECLKSNSIEMAKSCLVIATWLTYMLSVLPDTGMKSAARKSFLDEFINVLQSSKNLEEKILATLAIKTFISDPAALEELGMYAKSIYKTLRKLKKHSVLVADILKALMNLTSVNATELWSYSEVIELESSANGEVLSLLHLKGLLLSSHSDGTIKVWDAGKRVLRLIQEVREHTKAVTCLHVPPSGDRLYSGSLDKTIRVWIIKPEAVQCVQVHDVKEPVYELTANAYTACFISQGTGVKVYNWSGTPKHINFTKTARCLAMAGGKLYCGCSGYSIQEVDLGKSTSCTFYSGARKLLGKQTIYSLLIHDSLLFAGGSSVDGTAGKVFSLPSKAISGSLSTGFDVHRMAVSNDFIFTATKCGTIEVWLKERVVGVASIRMGSGGSTAKITSLAEDVDGGMLFAGSSDGKIQAWTLD; this comes from the exons ATGTCTGGCAATTACAGATTCTCAATGGACCAGAAGGACATGGACATAGTTGAGTTATTGATCACCAACGTCGGGAGTTTTATCCGAGATCGGCTGATCAACCAGGAGCAGAGGATACGCCAGAAGGAACAGTGTGGAGAGAGATTGGCGGCTGAGGGAGGTAGCAACCACATGGACACCGAGGTTCGATATTCTGATCAGGCGGTGCTGGCGAATCTGGATTGGGGGATAGATGCCCTCGAAGAAGCTATCAATACCTCCAACATGGAGACGAAGCTTGCCCGGTTGGACTACGCCGAGAAGATGCTGCAAGTGTGTGCGATGTTGAACTCTCAGCAGAAGACCGCCGGAGTCCCCAATTACTACCTCTCTGCCTGGGCGCATCTCAATCTTTCGTACTTGTGGATGCTGAGGAACGAGGATGGCGAGTCCGTTTATCATGTCATTGAGATGTTCATTGTGGACCCTTTCTTTTCGCGGATCGATTTTGCTCCCGATCTTTGGGAGGACCTGTTTCTTCCGCACATGAGCTCGATCGTCGGATGGTACACAGAGGCGAGGCACAGGCTCGTGATGGAAGCTATTCCGGATGCCTCTGACATGTCCTTCATGGCTGATGTGGACCAGTTCCTCAACGAGTCAGTTGTCTTCTCGATGAGGCCCGACCAAATGGAGAAGATGCAGAAGCTCGAGCAGCTCTATCGAGAGTCCTTGGATGAGAATACGAGGCTTTATGCCAAGTACTATAGGGACTGCATGAGCTGCGACTCAAGCAGCGGCAATAAGGCAATGCCCATGTTCCCGATCGCAGAACCCCCAATGACTCCCTTGCATGAGTTGAGCAGTTCCATTCCAGATTACATGAAATTCGGTCCGATTCTGCCCAAGAGTGCCGGGTTTTCCCTGATCCTGAAATCAAATGATGGCGCGAGACCAGCGAGCAG ATTAAGAAACGTTGCCTCCAGTATTTCCGAGGATATGGAGGAGTATGCCGCCCTCAAGCATCAC GAAGAGCTCACTGACAAGAACGACAACAATTCTGAATCCGAGAATGACGATCCCTCCATGGTTTCCGAA TATAAGAATCGCAGGCTAATCTCTCTCAAGAGTATGAGAATCGCCGAGGAAAAGAGCAACGAGCCCGAAGGACTTCATTATCCAGCAAAAGGCCGACCGAGTCCCAAAATGTTCTCTCCTGTTGACTCCCCCAAAACTACTTCTAAGGTTTCATCTCCAAAAGCCGATACATACGACAGAAAGGAACCGGCAGTAGTATTGCGCCTGCTTTCAGGACGCAACCAAGATTCCACAATGCCCAACTCTTTGCCTCAGTCGCCACGCCTAAATGGTGATTTCAGTATGAATTCTGCCAATTCCGATGGTGAAGCCATT TTATCACAAAGAAGCCACAGGAAAAGCAGCAGCAGATCAGAGAGTATAAACAATGACTATGTGAGAGGCCAACCATTTGACAATAG TTTTCATGCTGAAAGTGATGACGATAACAATAGCTACGTTTCGCTCCCACTGTCTGACAATCAAACTTGTCGAACAAAACCGCCCAAAGATTTTGTCTGCGCAATCACAGGCCAGCTTTTCAGCGATCCGGTTACCCTTGAAACTGGACAGACATATGAAAGAAGAGCAATTCAAGAATGGATAGAGAGGGGAAACACGACTTGTCCCATCACTCGGCAAGCTCTCTCGGCGAGCGCATTGCCCAAGACAAACTACGTCCTTAAAAGACTAATCACATCTTGGAAAGAACAGCATCCTGATATTGCCCAAGATTTTTCACATGCAGAAACACCAAGAAACTCGATGAGTTCTTACTCTATGACCGAAAACCTTGAACCTTCGAATGTGTCCAGGACATTCGACTTCCCCACTAACGCGAACTCAGAGCGGTTCATGAATCCAAGGAGCAAAAGATTTACACAAGGAGTAGTAGCTACATCCCCAACGAGTGTCATATCTCAAGCCGCTACGGAGACAATCATAAATGGGCTAAAACCACATGTCTCATGCCTTTGTACATCAGAGAATTTGCAAGAATGTGAGGCGGCAGTCCTGACAATTGCCAAGACCTGGAAGGAGACAAAAGGCAATCCTGCAATTCCTTCATACTTGTCCAAACCTATGACTATGAATGGGTTAGTCGAAATATTATCGGCCTCACTGAATAGGGAGGTTCTCAGATATTCAATTTACATTCTCTCGGAGCTAATATATGTCAACGAATCTATTGGAGAGACCCTCACTAGTGTTGACTCTGATTTTGATTGCCTGGCCGAATTACTCAAGAACGGTCTTGCGGAGGCTGCTGTCCTCATATACCAACTGAGGCCCGCATACGTCCAGCTTTCAGACAACGACCTCGTACCCTCCCTTGTGCAGTTAATACTTAACAAAAGCGAAGATCTGAATGATCTCCAACTGTTGATCGAACCAAAGGATGCTGCTATAGCAATGCTCGAGCAGATTTTGATGGGAGGGGATGAAAACAGCCGGTCCGCCAATGCTCAAAGTGTCATTTTGGCAAATGGAGTTCCGGGCCTGATCAAGTACATGGACAAGGTTGAAGGAAGGCAGTCAGTTATCTCCATACTACTGTGCTGTATACATGCTGATAGAACTTGCAGGAATTTGATAGCAAACAGAATCGAATTGTCTTCAGTCCTTGACCTATTTCATGCTGGAAATGACACTGTTAAAGGCATTTGCATAGACTTTCTGCTGGAACTAGTCCAAACAGACAG AAGAACAATCTGCAACCAGATATTGCAGTTGATCAAAGAAGAAGGTGCATTTAGCACCATGCACACCCTCCTGGTGCATCTTCAAATGGCTCCTATGGAGCAACAACCAGCTATTGCTACACTTCTTCTTATGCTTGATCTCCTG GGAGAACCTAGGAACATGAGCATTTACAGGGAAGAAGCAATAGAGGCCCTGATTGAGGCACTGCAGAAGAAGGATTTTCCCAATTCCCAGATAATGGCTTTGAATGCTCTATTGTGTCTTTCGGGACGCTTGACCGCCTCGGGAAAATCCTGCACCGAAGCTTGGTTGCTGAAGGTTGCGGGGTTCGATCAACCATTCAATGCTCTAATGAAGGTGGAAAGCCCAACAATGCATGAGAATGAATTGGCAGAGACAATG gaagaggaagagaaagctGAAAATTCGTGGGAGAGGAGAGTGGCCTTTGTCCTTTGCAACCATGAAAAGGGATGCATTTTCAAATCTCTAAAGGAATGCCTCAAAAGTAATTCCATTGAAATGGCGAAATCATGCCTCGTGATTGCCACATGGCTCACTTACATGCTTTCTGTTCTTCCCGATACCGGCATGAAAAGTGCTGCTCGAAAGTCTTTCCTCGACGAGTTCATAAATGTGCTCCAGTCATCTAAGAACTTAGAGGAGAAGATTTTGGCCACCTTAGCAATAAAGACTTTCATCAGTGACCCAG CGGCACTTGAAGAACTGGGAATGTACGCAAAATCCATCTACAAGACGCTGAGAAAGCTGAAAAAGCATTCCGTATTAGTTGCTGATATATTGAAGGCCTTGATGAACTTAACATCTGTGAATGCA ACAGAGTTATGGAGTTACAGTGAAGTGATCGAACTGGAATCGTCTGCAAATGGCGAGGTCCTCTCTTTGCTTCATTTGAAGGGACTGCTTTTGAGCAGCCATTCTGATGGAACCATTAAG GTCTGGGACGCTGGCAAGAGGGTCTTGAGATTGATCCAAGAGGTTCGCGAACACACAAAAGCTGTTACATGCCTCCACGTTCCTCCCTCTGGTGACAGACTCTACAGCGGTTCACTGGACAAGACAATTAGG GTATGGATAATCAAACCTGAGGCA GTCCAATGTGTTCAGGTCCATGACGTGAAAGAGCCGGTGTACGAGCTGACTGCCAACGCGTATACCGCGTGCTTCATTTCTCAAGGGACCGGGGTCAAG GTATATAATTGGTCAGGGACTCCAAAGCATATAAATTTCACCAAAACGGCACGGTGCCTTGCCATGGCAGGGGGTAAGCTCTACTGCGGCTGTTCTGGATACAGCATCCAG GAGGTGGACTTGGGAAAGTCGACATCATGTACGTTCTACTCGGGGGCTCGGAAGTTGCTTGGGAAGCAAACTATTTATTCCCTGCTTATTCACGATAGCCTCCTCTTCGCCGGCGGTTCATCTGTGGATGGAACAGCAGGAAAG GTATTCTCTCTGCCTAGTAAGGCCATAAGCGGGTCGCTCTCAACAGGGTTCGACGTCCACCGGATGGCAGTGAGCAACGACTTCATATTCACAGCAACGAAATGCGGGACCATCGAGGTCTGGTTGAAAGAGAGAGTTGTGGGGGTCGCCTCCATCAGGATGGGAAGTGGAGGGAGCACTGCCAAGATTACATCCTTGGCGGAGGATGTGGACGGAGGCATGCTTTTCGCCGGCTCCTCAGATGGCAAGATACAG GCTTGGACTCTGGACTAG
- the LOC115738631 gene encoding peptidyl-prolyl cis-trans isomerase, with protein MPNPKVFFDMTIGGARAGRVVMELYADTTPRTAENFRALCTGEKGIGRSGKPLHYKGSKFHRVIPGFMCQGGDFTAGNGTGGESIYGAKFADENFIKKHTGPGILSMANAGPGTNGSQFFICTAKTEWLDGKHVVFGRVVEGMEVIKAIEKVGSSSGRTSKPVVVADCGQLS; from the exons ATGCCGAACCCGAAGGTCTTCTTCGACATGACGATCGGCGGAGCGCGGGCTGGGCGGGTCGTGATGGAGCTGTACGCGGACACGACCCCGCGCACGGCGGAGAACTTCCGGGCCCTCTGCACCGGCGAGAAGGGGATCGGGAGGAGCGGGAAGCCGCTCCACTACAAGGGCTCCAAGTTCCACCGGGTCATACCCGGCTTCATGTGCCAG GGAGGCGATTTCACGGCGGGGAATGGGACCGGAGGGGAGTCGATATACGGAGCAAAGTTCGCGGACGAGAACTTCATCAAGAAGCACACGGGGCCGGGGATCCTGTCCATGGCGAACGCGGGGCCCGGGACGAACGGGTCCCAGTTCTTCATATGCACCGCGAAGACGGAGTGGCTCGATGGGAAGCACGTGGTGTTCGGGAGGGTGGTGGAGGGGATGGAGGTGATCAAGGCCATCGAGAAGGTCGGGTCCTCCTCCGGCCGGACCTCCAAGCCGGTCGTGGTTGCTGATTGTGGCCAGCTTTCTTGA